Proteins from a genomic interval of Geodermatophilus obscurus DSM 43160:
- a CDS encoding SGNH hydrolase domain-containing protein — protein sequence MSVRRTHSWECPSGVQEELENCGPSSAGSDGRDPAGRVERFHHRPGRAGLLQDRPGPSDRGAHGPAGPTSPSARWRVSAGRHPHDVPNCIAHHGVEQCSVARATVYSDDLFERSEPLLPAGVSLLDTSSYFCDGIVCPALIGNIWVYLDTGHVTPTYMRTVAPSLERDLTAVTGW from the coding sequence GTGTCGGTCCGTCGCACCCACTCATGGGAGTGCCCGTCAGGTGTTCAGGAGGAGTTGGAGAACTGTGGTCCGAGCAGTGCGGGCAGCGACGGCCGGGATCCTGCTGGCCGCGTCGAGCGCTTCCACCACCGGCCAGGTCGCGCGGGCTTGCTACAGGACCGGCCGGGCCCGTCAGATCGGGGAGCTCACGGTCCGGCGGGTCCGACCAGCCCATCAGCCCGGTGGCGTGTATCGGCCGGACGGCATCCCCACGACGTGCCGAACTGCATCGCTCACCATGGCGTAGAACAGTGCAGCGTCGCGCGGGCGACGGTCTACAGCGACGACCTCTTCGAACGATCGGAACCACTGTTGCCCGCAGGGGTGAGCTTGCTCGACACGAGCTCCTACTTTTGCGACGGGATCGTGTGCCCAGCCCTCATCGGCAACATCTGGGTGTACCTGGACACCGGTCACGTGACCCCCACGTACATGCGCACCGTCGCACCGTCGTTGGAGCGGGACCTCACAGCGGTGACCGGCTGGTGA
- a CDS encoding hemolysin family protein: MTEVLSLLLGVVVVLAITVVTGYFVAQEFAYMAVDRATLAARAEAGDTAAKRALTVTRRTSFMLSGAQLGITVTGLLVGYVAEPLIGESLGVLLSGVGIPTAVSIGIGAVMALLFSTIVQMLFGELFPKNLAIARPEPVARRLAASTTVYLKVFGWLIWVFDQASNLLLRALRIEPVHDVEHAATARDLEHIVEESRDSGDLPAELSMMLDRILDFPNRDVEHAMIPRPRVGTVADTDTVGHLRELMAHGHSRYPVLEVETGDVVGVVHLADLLTTTEPDTAPVTAIARECLVVSTVTSLPDALRQLADTRNQMACVIDEYGGFAGVITLEDLAEELVGEITDEHDADVDPAYVPVEGDGVWEMPGDVHVDEVERSLGVDLPRGDYETIAGLVIAVHGGLPQPGTALQVELPPDPGDLVREDEPAARLLHAQVLAVERHVPSRVRLELPDRTAAADDTSATLTAEEGSR; this comes from the coding sequence GTGACCGAAGTGCTCTCACTGCTGCTCGGTGTGGTGGTCGTCTTGGCGATCACGGTGGTCACCGGCTACTTCGTGGCCCAGGAGTTCGCCTACATGGCGGTCGACCGGGCCACGCTGGCCGCCCGCGCCGAGGCCGGGGACACCGCGGCCAAGCGTGCCCTGACGGTCACTCGCCGCACCTCGTTCATGCTGTCCGGTGCCCAGCTGGGCATCACCGTCACCGGTCTGCTGGTCGGCTACGTCGCCGAGCCCCTGATCGGTGAGTCCCTGGGCGTGCTGCTCAGCGGCGTCGGCATCCCGACCGCGGTGAGCATCGGCATCGGCGCGGTTATGGCGCTGCTGTTCTCCACCATCGTGCAGATGCTGTTCGGCGAGCTGTTCCCGAAGAACCTCGCCATCGCCCGCCCAGAGCCCGTCGCCCGCCGGCTGGCCGCCTCCACCACCGTCTACCTCAAGGTCTTCGGCTGGCTCATCTGGGTCTTCGACCAGGCGTCGAACCTGCTGCTGCGGGCGCTGAGGATCGAGCCGGTGCACGACGTCGAGCACGCCGCCACCGCCCGCGACCTGGAGCACATCGTCGAGGAGTCCCGCGACAGCGGCGACCTGCCGGCGGAGCTGTCGATGATGCTCGACCGGATCCTCGACTTCCCCAACCGCGACGTCGAGCACGCGATGATCCCGCGGCCCCGGGTGGGCACCGTCGCCGACACCGACACCGTCGGCCACCTCCGCGAGCTGATGGCGCACGGCCACTCCCGCTATCCGGTCCTGGAGGTCGAGACCGGTGACGTGGTCGGCGTGGTGCACCTGGCCGACCTGCTGACCACCACCGAGCCCGACACCGCGCCGGTGACCGCCATCGCCCGCGAGTGCCTGGTCGTCTCCACGGTCACCTCGCTGCCTGACGCGCTGCGCCAACTCGCCGACACCCGCAACCAGATGGCCTGCGTCATCGACGAGTACGGCGGGTTCGCCGGCGTCATCACGCTGGAGGACCTCGCCGAGGAACTGGTCGGGGAGATCACCGACGAGCACGACGCCGACGTCGACCCCGCCTACGTGCCGGTGGAGGGCGACGGCGTGTGGGAGATGCCCGGCGACGTGCACGTCGACGAGGTCGAGCGGTCCCTCGGTGTTGACCTGCCCCGTGGGGACTACGAGACGATCGCCGGCCTGGTCATCGCCGTCCACGGCGGTCTGCCCCAGCCCGGCACCGCGCTGCAGGTCGAGCTGCCGCCCGATCCCGGTGACCTGGTCCGCGAGGACGAACCCGCAGCGCGTCTGTTGCACGCGCAGGTGCTCGCCGTCGAGCGGCACGTGCCCTCCCGGGTGCGCCTGGAACTCCCCGACCGCACGGCAGCCGCAGACGACACCAGCGCCACGCTGACCGCCGAGGAGGGCTCCCGATGA
- a CDS encoding AI-2E family transporter produces the protein MQQAEGNPQEPLILSPVLQLHPFAVILAVTAGAVISGALGAFLAVPMAAIPARVVDYLRGRRPAAAPARSRTTTHQHGGMRPIRRRRTPRSSRTAVLADARPHSRSARPGDPVGAGRASRGPDGGRSARPVRTGHPPPPCTGHDAVAPTGDCRVRRSSPHGTA, from the coding sequence GTGCAGCAGGCCGAAGGCAACCCGCAGGAACCGCTCATACTCAGCCCGGTGCTCCAGCTGCACCCGTTCGCGGTCATCCTGGCCGTCACTGCTGGCGCAGTCATCTCCGGCGCCCTCGGCGCCTTCCTCGCTGTCCCGATGGCCGCCATCCCGGCCCGGGTCGTCGACTACCTGCGTGGACGCCGTCCTGCTGCGGCTCCGGCTCGAAGCCGGACGACGACACACCAGCATGGAGGGATGAGGCCGATCCGGCGTCGGAGGACTCCCCGGAGCAGTCGAACCGCAGTACTGGCGGACGCTCGACCACACAGCCGATCGGCGCGACCGGGGGACCCAGTGGGGGCAGGTCGGGCTTCGAGGGGACCTGATGGAGGTCGGTCCGCCCGCCCGGTGAGAACGGGCCATCCCCCTCCACCGTGCACAGGGCATGACGCGGTGGCACCCACCGGTGATTGCCGTGTACGGCGCTCATCGCCTCATGGGACGGCGTGA
- a CDS encoding potassium/proton antiporter: protein MSVDDLNLVVLAVTALLLVAVAAVRLSSRAGLPTLLLYLGLGVLIGEAGLGIEFEDAELTQAVGLVLLGIILAEGGLTTRWPVIRPVLGPALLLATLGVAVSVTVTAAITYGLLDVDLRTAVLLGAVVSSTDAAAVFSVLRRLPLRRRLGATLEAESGFNDPLVIILVALVVSDGWEQADPLLSLGQVIYQLVVGAAVGVLVARAGESVLRRSALPSVGLYPIATVAIALFAFAVAGVVGASSFMAVYLAGLWLGNARLPHRNATLGFAEGLAWLSQIGLFVLLGLLASPSRLPDALLPALIVGGGLLLLARPLSVVVCATPFRSSWREQAFMSWAGLRGAVPIVLATIPISAELPAAETIFDIVFVLVVVFTIVQAPTLPSLARRLGVGDAEDASDVLMESAPLERLDADLLQFLVPADSKLHGVTMWELRLPPGAVVSLIVRDGHTLVPDRQTTLRHGDHLLLVVPSRSRLAVERRLRAVHRAGRMAGWLGENGEDGSSPRDPDRGTPGRSRLEVVQQLLRRMRRSRPPPTSG from the coding sequence GTGTCGGTCGACGACCTAAACCTTGTCGTTCTCGCGGTCACCGCCCTGCTGCTCGTCGCGGTGGCGGCGGTGCGGCTGTCCTCGCGCGCGGGACTGCCGACGCTGCTCCTGTATCTCGGTCTCGGGGTCCTCATCGGCGAGGCCGGGCTGGGCATCGAGTTCGAGGATGCCGAGCTCACCCAGGCCGTCGGGTTGGTGCTGCTCGGCATCATCCTGGCCGAGGGTGGCCTGACCACACGGTGGCCGGTCATCCGACCGGTGCTGGGACCGGCTCTGCTGCTCGCGACGCTGGGTGTGGCGGTCAGTGTGACCGTCACCGCCGCGATCACGTATGGCCTGCTCGACGTCGACCTCCGGACGGCCGTCCTCCTCGGGGCGGTCGTCTCTTCCACCGATGCCGCCGCCGTCTTCTCCGTCCTGAGACGGTTGCCACTGCGGCGGCGCCTCGGTGCGACGCTGGAGGCGGAGTCCGGATTCAACGACCCGCTGGTGATCATCCTGGTGGCCCTCGTCGTGTCCGACGGCTGGGAACAGGCGGATCCACTGCTGTCCCTGGGCCAGGTGATCTATCAACTCGTCGTCGGCGCGGCGGTGGGGGTTCTGGTCGCCCGCGCGGGAGAGAGCGTGCTGCGCCGCAGCGCGCTGCCGTCGGTGGGTCTGTACCCCATCGCCACCGTGGCGATCGCCCTGTTCGCGTTCGCGGTCGCCGGTGTGGTCGGAGCGTCGTCCTTCATGGCTGTGTACCTGGCCGGCCTGTGGCTGGGCAACGCCCGCCTCCCCCACCGCAACGCCACCCTCGGTTTCGCCGAGGGCCTGGCGTGGCTGTCGCAGATCGGTCTGTTCGTCCTGCTGGGCCTGCTGGCCAGTCCCAGCAGGCTCCCAGACGCGCTGCTGCCTGCACTGATCGTCGGCGGGGGCCTGTTGCTGTTGGCCCGCCCACTGTCGGTGGTCGTGTGCGCGACGCCGTTCCGCTCCTCGTGGAGGGAACAGGCGTTCATGTCCTGGGCCGGACTCCGGGGCGCTGTGCCGATCGTGCTCGCCACCATCCCGATCAGTGCGGAGCTGCCGGCAGCCGAGACGATCTTCGACATCGTCTTCGTCCTGGTCGTCGTCTTCACGATCGTCCAGGCGCCGACCTTGCCCTCACTGGCGCGGCGCCTGGGGGTCGGTGACGCGGAGGACGCGAGCGACGTGCTCATGGAGTCGGCACCACTGGAGCGGCTCGACGCGGACCTGCTCCAGTTCCTCGTGCCGGCGGACTCGAAGCTGCACGGCGTCACCATGTGGGAGCTGCGCCTGCCACCTGGCGCCGTCGTCTCCCTGATCGTCAGAGACGGCCACACGCTGGTCCCCGACCGGCAGACCACCCTCCGCCATGGCGACCACCTCTTGTTGGTCGTGCCGAGCAGGAGCCGGCTCGCCGTCGAACGTCGGCTGCGTGCCGTCCACCGAGCCGGTCGCATGGCCGGCTGGCTGGGCGAGAACGGTGAGGACGGCTCGAGCCCCCGCGACCCCGATCGTGGCACTCCCGGCAGGTCACGCCTCGAGGTCGTCCAGCAACTGCTCCGCCGGATGAGGCGAAGCCGCCCTCCACCGACGAGCGGCTGA
- a CDS encoding hemolysin family protein: MSENPWVVVTATVVIVALSAFFVAVEFAALAAKRHRLEEAAPTSRSARAALRNSSELTLLLAGSQLGITAATLALGAISKPAVHHRLTPLFETWGLPLVAADVVGFVLALLIVTFIHLVVGEMAPKSWAIAHPERSATLLAAPMRAFMAVFRPLLRALNAAANALVRKVGVEPSNELAVGHSPDALRHLVEHSANVGALDAGFSAQISVALELERLTVRELLGPPSRPTGVRAAATVGEVRELTRRSGHLRILLGAADGEDITGVVHVRDTLTAPDEAPAAPLARPVFALEADTTVHAALKAMRETRNHLAVITDGGTTIGVITLSDVLRRLFPQPTTTAA, translated from the coding sequence ATGAGCGAGAACCCGTGGGTGGTCGTCACCGCCACCGTGGTCATCGTCGCGTTGAGCGCGTTCTTCGTGGCGGTCGAGTTCGCCGCGCTGGCCGCGAAGCGACACCGGCTGGAGGAGGCCGCGCCGACCAGCCGGTCAGCGCGGGCGGCACTGCGCAACTCCTCGGAGCTGACGCTGCTACTGGCCGGGTCACAGCTGGGCATCACCGCGGCCACCCTGGCCCTGGGGGCGATCAGCAAGCCGGCGGTACACCACCGGCTCACCCCGCTGTTCGAGACCTGGGGGCTGCCGCTGGTCGCCGCCGACGTCGTCGGCTTCGTCCTCGCGCTGCTCATCGTGACGTTCATCCACCTGGTGGTCGGCGAGATGGCCCCCAAGTCGTGGGCGATCGCGCACCCGGAGCGATCGGCCACCCTGCTCGCGGCACCGATGCGAGCGTTCATGGCGGTGTTCCGGCCGCTGCTGCGGGCGCTCAACGCCGCGGCCAACGCCCTGGTCCGCAAGGTCGGCGTCGAGCCGTCGAACGAGCTCGCGGTCGGGCACAGCCCCGACGCGCTGCGCCACCTGGTGGAGCACTCGGCCAACGTCGGCGCGCTGGACGCGGGCTTCTCCGCGCAGATCTCCGTCGCGCTGGAGCTCGAGCGCCTCACCGTCCGCGAACTGCTCGGGCCGCCCTCCCGCCCGACCGGCGTCCGCGCCGCCGCGACCGTCGGCGAGGTGCGGGAGCTCACCCGCCGCTCCGGGCACCTGCGCATCCTGCTTGGCGCGGCCGACGGGGAGGACATCACCGGCGTGGTGCACGTCCGCGACACCCTCACCGCGCCCGACGAGGCGCCGGCGGCACCTCTGGCCCGCCCGGTGTTCGCGCTCGAGGCCGACACCACCGTGCACGCGGCGCTCAAGGCGATGCGCGAGACCCGCAACCACCTGGCCGTCATCACCGACGGCGGCACGACCATCGGCGTCATCACGCTGTCCGACGTGCTCCGCCGGCTGTTCCCCCAGCCGACGACCACCGCGGCCTGA
- a CDS encoding LuxR C-terminal-related transcriptional regulator, with amino-acid sequence MAPVPSRAHATVVDELFRRLSGDADRAVLLTGLPGIGKSTTVGLLAARFARAGTSVHWVEADEMSRSRPFGLIAGLLGVEAVYPPGPDTGDRMVEATERLCAEGPVLLCADDLHQADGDSLDLLGWLVDMSRYLPLSLLLTRRPLPVREGLAVLAARPDVHEVELSGLAPEELDALVTARYGAPPGPQVQELLAVTGGNPFHARVMLDDLQRRGLLDAGRELLTTSATAADTPASVQAGARTHLAMLDPASRDLLQVLAVWGRPAAPDQLAAVTGSRPAALLGAIQAAVGSGVARWTDDGLLAFRHDLYRDVVYADLEPPLREMLHAACAAELRTGGEIPSQVLQQSAAAALSAASQAEVALQVAGTDLAHAPVQAADLLATAAQQVAALPAGPERTQLENRIAVARTGVLATAGRMAEAMQVASEALDRTSDPAVRAELVRLRLHHIVSTADVPGALSEIDRHLAGELPDSAREALIQLRRWVVVLGGRQPVGDGVPTGSSGAALLPAAVDLFLSGRCRRALCMIDDAVRARVDAGSPDWADGPTAPVLPPWFALYADGIEVARARSVELRRQAQQSGRGWQLPYHLFVAASIDYVGGRWDDALAFLDSGLEATAVTGTGWLSRAVGLGLGIRVRRGELDTAATGLSRWKLRALPEQYGLPAVGHAEMLLHEARGDLAGAIALARRSWIETLDSGRLVWAVYAGPDTARIALQAGDTDLLARVTADSAAAPVQEMPGMAPATDLVRAIAERDPDRAMAAASAFAERGHIPGELGAWEEAAVAAAARGDTERARSCAARCTSVADLLGATTVERRLTARLRENEIRLGVTGRRRRPSSGWNSLTPTELQVAELVGRGLTSPQIAARLYVSPRTVQTHISHSLRKLGLGSRVQLATTVARHR; translated from the coding sequence GTGGCCCCCGTACCGTCCCGTGCTCACGCCACCGTCGTCGACGAGCTCTTCCGGCGGCTGAGCGGGGACGCGGATCGGGCAGTCCTGCTCACGGGGCTGCCAGGGATCGGGAAGTCCACGACGGTCGGCCTCCTGGCGGCCAGGTTCGCCCGTGCCGGGACGTCCGTGCACTGGGTGGAAGCGGACGAGATGAGCCGCAGCCGGCCGTTCGGTCTGATCGCGGGCCTGCTGGGGGTCGAGGCCGTGTACCCGCCGGGGCCGGACACCGGGGACCGGATGGTGGAGGCGACGGAGAGACTGTGCGCCGAGGGACCGGTGCTGTTGTGCGCGGACGATCTCCACCAGGCCGACGGGGACTCGCTCGACCTGCTCGGGTGGCTCGTCGACATGTCGCGGTACCTGCCGCTGTCGTTGCTGCTCACGCGGCGGCCGCTGCCCGTCCGTGAGGGTCTGGCCGTGCTGGCGGCCCGCCCCGATGTGCACGAGGTGGAGCTCAGCGGGCTCGCCCCGGAGGAGCTGGACGCTCTGGTCACCGCCCGCTACGGCGCGCCACCCGGTCCGCAGGTCCAGGAGCTGCTCGCCGTGACCGGCGGCAACCCGTTCCACGCGCGCGTCATGCTCGATGACCTGCAGCGGCGCGGGCTGCTCGACGCCGGGCGAGAGCTGCTCACCACCTCGGCCACGGCCGCCGACACGCCGGCGTCGGTGCAGGCCGGGGCGCGGACGCACCTGGCGATGCTCGACCCGGCGTCCCGGGACCTGTTGCAGGTGCTGGCCGTGTGGGGCAGGCCCGCGGCGCCGGACCAGCTCGCGGCGGTGACCGGCAGCAGACCAGCCGCCCTGCTCGGCGCCATCCAGGCCGCCGTCGGCTCGGGTGTGGCCCGCTGGACCGACGACGGGCTGCTCGCCTTCCGGCACGACCTCTACCGCGACGTCGTCTATGCCGATCTGGAGCCCCCGCTGCGGGAGATGCTGCATGCGGCGTGCGCGGCGGAGCTGCGAACAGGCGGGGAGATCCCGTCGCAGGTGCTGCAGCAATCCGCCGCCGCGGCTCTGTCCGCGGCATCGCAGGCGGAGGTCGCGCTTCAGGTCGCCGGTACCGACCTCGCCCACGCCCCTGTGCAGGCAGCCGATCTGCTCGCCACCGCCGCGCAACAGGTGGCCGCGCTCCCCGCGGGCCCGGAGCGGACGCAGCTGGAGAACCGGATCGCCGTCGCCCGGACGGGGGTGCTGGCAACGGCGGGCAGGATGGCGGAGGCGATGCAGGTGGCGAGCGAGGCCCTGGACCGCACGTCCGATCCCGCTGTGCGCGCGGAGCTCGTGCGGCTCCGCCTGCACCACATCGTGAGCACCGCCGACGTCCCCGGCGCACTCAGCGAGATCGACCGTCATCTGGCTGGCGAGCTCCCCGACAGCGCCCGCGAGGCGCTGATCCAGCTGCGCCGGTGGGTGGTCGTGCTCGGGGGACGTCAGCCGGTCGGGGACGGGGTCCCCACAGGCAGCAGCGGCGCCGCGCTGCTGCCAGCCGCGGTGGACCTGTTCCTGTCGGGCCGCTGCCGCCGGGCCCTGTGCATGATCGACGACGCGGTGCGCGCGCGCGTGGACGCCGGCTCCCCGGACTGGGCGGACGGGCCGACGGCTCCAGTCCTGCCACCGTGGTTCGCCCTGTACGCCGACGGCATCGAGGTCGCCCGCGCACGGTCGGTGGAGCTGCGCCGGCAGGCACAGCAGTCGGGGCGCGGCTGGCAACTGCCGTACCACCTGTTCGTCGCAGCTTCGATCGACTACGTCGGAGGCCGCTGGGACGACGCGCTGGCCTTTCTCGACTCCGGTCTCGAGGCGACCGCAGTCACCGGGACGGGATGGCTCTCCCGCGCGGTCGGCCTCGGCCTCGGCATCCGGGTGCGGCGCGGCGAGCTCGACACCGCCGCGACGGGGCTCTCCCGGTGGAAGCTGCGGGCGCTGCCCGAGCAGTACGGGTTACCGGCCGTCGGACACGCGGAGATGCTGCTGCACGAGGCCCGTGGCGACCTCGCCGGCGCCATCGCCCTGGCGCGGCGGAGCTGGATCGAGACCCTCGACTCCGGCCGCCTGGTGTGGGCGGTGTACGCCGGTCCGGACACCGCCCGCATCGCTCTGCAGGCCGGGGACACCGACCTGCTCGCCCGAGTCACGGCCGACTCGGCGGCGGCGCCCGTCCAGGAGATGCCCGGCATGGCCCCGGCGACCGACCTGGTCCGGGCGATCGCGGAGCGGGACCCGGACCGGGCGATGGCGGCCGCGTCGGCGTTCGCCGAGCGCGGGCACATCCCCGGTGAGCTCGGTGCCTGGGAGGAGGCCGCCGTGGCCGCCGCGGCCCGCGGGGACACTGAACGGGCCCGCAGCTGCGCGGCCCGGTGCACGAGCGTGGCCGACCTGCTCGGCGCCACCACCGTCGAGCGACGGCTGACCGCCCGGCTGCGCGAGAACGAGATCCGGCTGGGTGTGACCGGCCGGCGGCGACGTCCGTCATCGGGGTGGAACAGCCTCACGCCCACGGAACTGCAGGTCGCCGAGCTCGTCGGGCGGGGGCTGACCAGCCCGCAGATCGCCGCCCGGCTCTACGTCTCACCCCGCACTGTGCAGACCCACATCTCGCACAGCCTTCGCAAGCTCGGCCTCGGCTCCCGGGTCCAGCTGGCCACCACGGTGGCGCGGCACCGTTGA